The Chryseobacterium nakagawai genome has a segment encoding these proteins:
- the tnpA gene encoding IS200/IS605 family transposase yields MANTYTQIYIQIVFAVKGRQNLISKENREELHKLITGIVSNRNQKLFAVFAMPDHVHVLVSMNPTMSVSDLVRDIKAGSSKFINEKRWMNGKFNWQEGYGAFSYSKSSVDSVVKYILNQEDHHKKKTFREEYLDFMSKFEIEYDPKYLFEWTED; encoded by the coding sequence ATGGCCAATACTTATACACAGATTTATATTCAAATTGTCTTTGCAGTAAAAGGAAGACAAAACCTGATCTCAAAAGAAAACAGAGAAGAATTACATAAATTAATTACAGGTATTGTATCTAATAGAAATCAAAAATTATTTGCAGTTTTTGCAATGCCTGACCATGTTCATGTACTTGTAAGTATGAATCCGACAATGTCAGTTTCAGATTTAGTAAGAGATATTAAAGCAGGATCTTCAAAATTCATCAATGAAAAAAGATGGATGAATGGAAAGTTCAATTGGCAGGAAGGATACGGAGCTTTTTCTTATTCTAAAAGTAGTGTTGATTCGGTTGTAAAATATATTTTAAATCAGGAGGATCATCATAAAAAGAAAACTTTTAGAGAAGAATATTTGGATTTTATGTCAAAATTTGAAATTGAATATGATCCAAAATATTTATTTGAATGGACTGAAGATTAA